TCAGATGCTAAGACTTCATCACCCATATCTCTTACTAGTTCTGAGGCAGTAACTAAGGCACCATATACTGTTGAAACTGTATAAATGTGAATTCCGTATCTTTCTTCCCATAAATCAAAACTAGGTTTTGGAAGCCCATCTTCAATGTATCTCATCAAAAATCTTATAGCTGGTCTCAGAAAATTTCGAAAAATTTCTGTAAGTTCATCAATATCTTTATAAATTTGATAATGAGAAGCTATAGCCCAAACTTGCAATGCCGTCTCATCTTCTTGAATCGGATAAATTTGTTTCCCCCTATATATCCAAGGATGCCAAGAACTTGCAATTGTTTTATCTGGGTTATACTTGTGATAGAGAAATCCTTCTTCACTAACTACTTCTGAAATAAAATTGTAATGCTTTATTGCAATATCGCCATAGCCAGAAATATCTAAAGCGTGAGCAGAAATTGCACTATCTCTCGGCCAACAATAATTGTAAGAATCACCATATAGGCCTACAAAGCTATAATCTGAAGAAGCTATTATAGATCCATTAACATCCATATGGTTTTTTATCACAAGAAGGCTAATTTTATAAAGACGTTCGATGTTTTTATCTCCTATAAATTTTGATCTTTTCATCCAATTTTGCCAAAACATGTAATTACTTGTGAAAGTAGTTTCAATGGAAGTTGATGAAATCTTTGATAACAACCTCCTTAAAGAATTTAGGTTCCTTTCAAATGCGATAGTAAAGTAAGCTTTATCACTGCCATTAGGTGGTAAATCTAGGTCTATAGCTAAGGCAAATTGTACATTACCATTATCAATGGGCTTCATACTTAATTTTCCATCGAGAACATCATAGGGAACTTCGTCTTTACCAATTGTATATTCCTTTAACTCTTTCATTATTCCAAAGAGTTTTACTCCAACATATCTCTTCGATTTATAATGTATTATTGAATAAGTTTGAGGATCATAAAATGCAGTATCCCCAAAAGAGCTAGAGTACAAATCTAAATCAACGAGGAATAGCAACTTTCCTTTTATTTCCTCATTACCCTTGTTAAGAACCTTTATTATTCTATAATAGATAGGATCATGAAGATCTATGAAATCGTAAAATACTAAAGAGACGTTCTCATTTATAGTACCTCTAATTTCAGCAATATTAGTGCCTTGTAAATATTCTACTGAAACTTTCCATCTTGAATCATCGTAAATAGATTTGCCATCCCAAAAATAATGTCTGATAGGCTTACCCGCACTTTGGTTTTCCATTCCTACATTAGGATAGTATAAATCTGTAGGTCTTCCTAGTTCATCAATATTGATTAGTATTTTTCCATTGCCAATGCTAAGATACCTCATGTTAATATCGTATCGTATATCTTACTCTCAGCATTTATAAATTTATGAGGATAGATCTTTGAATTCGTTATTTCACTTCCTTCTCCAATTATAGTATCGTCTGCAATAACACTGTTTATGATTTTAGTTGGTTTCTGTGGAGTAGATCTTATTTCAACATGTCTACCTATTATTGAATTTTCAATAATTGCATTATCACCTATGTAAACTCTATCCATAATTGAACTTCTTACTATTTTTACGTTTTTACCAATTATAGTAAAGTTATCAATTCCAGACTCTTCAATATATGTTCCACTTCCTATTTGACAGTGTCTCCCAATTAAAATATCCCCTTCAAGTTTTAAATCACCTTTCCTATACATTCTTTTTATAATTACTCTTCTCTTTCTTGAGTCTGGACTAGTACCTTGAACAAATATTCTCCTATTCTCATCAATTCTCATTCCTTGCATATCTTCATCTGATAAGGTCCTTAGTAGTGTTAACATTGCTTCTAAATATCTGTCTGGTGTACCGACATCGAACCATAAATCGTTAGTAACATATCCATAAACTGGGTAGCCCTTTCTAATCAAATAGGGAATAATGTCTTTACCAAAATCCATCTTACCTAATTTCAGCATTTCCTCAACTTCTTCACTATTAAATATCTCTCTAATTTCCGGACTTAGTACATAAATCCCAGTATTAGCTAGATCTGAAGGAGCGTCCTCCCTCCTTTTTGGCTTTTCTACAAACCTTTTAATTCTCATATCATTATCCAATTCTGCAACGCCAAATTCTTCAACGTTCTCAACTTTCTTCAATACAATAGTCATATAGGCTTTCTTTTGCTCATGATATTCGAGGACTTTTTTTATGTCTAACTTAAAGAGATTATCACCTTGAACTACAAAGAACGGTTCTTTTACATCATAATATTCTACAGCAATCTTCACAGCATGAGCATTTCCTACAGTCTCTGCTCTAGGAATATATTTAAAATGCACTCTAGGCTTAATATGATATCTTGCTGAGAATCCTATCCCCTCTTTATACAAATCAAATAATGAGCGATAGTTCACATAACCTTTTACTCCAAAAATAAACTCCTTTATTCCTTGTCTTGCTAACTCTAAAATTGTATACTCTATTAATGGTCTATTTAAAAGTCTTACTGCTGCCTTAGATGTCTCGACTGTTAATGGCCTAAGTCTTGTTGCTTCACCACCAATTGGAATTATTACTTTTATATCTTCTAGTTTCCATGCCATTATGTAATTTTTATAATTCATTACTTATAAAGAATATAGTATGAGAAGACTGATATTAGGGTTTGAAGTTCATCAACCATTTAGGATAAGACGACATTACTTCTGGAATCCCGTGATAAAAGGAAGTCCATTAACAAAGTATTTTGATGAAGATCTCAATAAAGACATTTTTGAAAGAGTAAAAAACAAATGTTACATTCCGGCTACCCGAATTCTTCTCGAAGAGATTGAAAAGGGGGAAAATGAAGGTTATGATTTTAAATTTTTCTTTTCAATATCTGGTACTTTTATTGAACAAGCTGAGAAATGGGGAAAAGAAGTCCTCGAATTATTTCAACAGTTATCTTATACTCATAAAGTTGAGTTCCTTTCTCAAACTTATTATCATTCTGTGACTTCCCTTTGGGAAGATCTTTCTGAATGGAAAGAACAAGTTGAATTACATCGAAGGCTTATAAAGGACTATTTTGACCAAGATCCAATAACGTTTGAGAATACTGAATTACTTTTAACTCCTAGAATAGTTAAAGAAATTGAAAAATTAGGGTTCAAAACAGTAATAACTGAGGGAAAAGACTCTCTATTGAGAGGTAAGAGCCCTAATAGAATATACAAAATTAGAGACAGTAAATTATCTGTTATTTT
The nucleotide sequence above comes from Sulfurisphaera javensis. Encoded proteins:
- a CDS encoding glycoside hydrolase family 15 protein codes for the protein MRYLSIGNGKILINIDELGRPTDLYYPNVGMENQSAGKPIRHYFWDGKSIYDDSRWKVSVEYLQGTNIAEIRGTINENVSLVFYDFIDLHDPIYYRIIKVLNKGNEEIKGKLLFLVDLDLYSSSFGDTAFYDPQTYSIIHYKSKRYVGVKLFGIMKELKEYTIGKDEVPYDVLDGKLSMKPIDNGNVQFALAIDLDLPPNGSDKAYFTIAFERNLNSLRRLLSKISSTSIETTFTSNYMFWQNWMKRSKFIGDKNIERLYKISLLVIKNHMDVNGSIIASSDYSFVGLYGDSYNYCWPRDSAISAHALDISGYGDIAIKHYNFISEVVSEEGFLYHKYNPDKTIASSWHPWIYRGKQIYPIQEDETALQVWAIASHYQIYKDIDELTEIFRNFLRPAIRFLMRYIEDGLPKPSFDLWEERYGIHIYTVSTVYGALVTASELVRDMGDEVLASDMLDVAEYMKQEALKRMTHNGRFVRRIDENGNKDLIVDASMYSPYFFGMVDPRDSLMVNTINAIENTLKVNGGIIRYENDMYKRIKPQPNPWIITTLWLAEYYLDIGQKDKAMKYINWVMNRALPSGLFPEQVDPENFLSTSVVPLVWSHAEFIITVDKLISTK
- a CDS encoding DUF4954 family protein, with the protein product MAWKLEDIKVIIPIGGEATRLRPLTVETSKAAVRLLNRPLIEYTILELARQGIKEFIFGVKGYVNYRSLFDLYKEGIGFSARYHIKPRVHFKYIPRAETVGNAHAVKIAVEYYDVKEPFFVVQGDNLFKLDIKKVLEYHEQKKAYMTIVLKKVENVEEFGVAELDNDMRIKRFVEKPKRREDAPSDLANTGIYVLSPEIREIFNSEEVEEMLKLGKMDFGKDIIPYLIRKGYPVYGYVTNDLWFDVGTPDRYLEAMLTLLRTLSDEDMQGMRIDENRRIFVQGTSPDSRKRRVIIKRMYRKGDLKLEGDILIGRHCQIGSGTYIEESGIDNFTIIGKNVKIVRSSIMDRVYIGDNAIIENSIIGRHVEIRSTPQKPTKIINSVIADDTIIGEGSEITNSKIYPHKFINAESKIYDTILT